From a single Theropithecus gelada isolate Dixy chromosome 8, Tgel_1.0, whole genome shotgun sequence genomic region:
- the SLC10A5 gene encoding sodium/bile acid cotransporter 5 has translation MSAFKMIRKLFIFLLLLLVTIEEARMSSLSFLNIEKTEILFFTKTEETIIVSSSYEDKQPNSSHLFVKIEDPKILQMVNVTKKISSDATNFTINLVTDEAGETNVIIQLWDSEGRQERLIEEIKNVKVKVLKQKDSLLQASMPIDRNILMLILPLILLNKCAFGCKIELQVFQTVWKRPLPVILGAVIQFFLMPFCGFLLSQIVALHEAQAFGVVMTCTCPGGGGGYLFALLLDGDFTLAILMTCTSTFLALIMMPVNSYIYSKILGLSGTFHIPVSNIVSTLLFILVPVSTGIVIKRRIPEKASFLERIIRPLSFILMFVGIYLTFTVGLMFLKTDNLEVILLGLLVPALGLLFGYSFAKVCMLPLPVCKTVAIESGMLNSFLALAIIQLSFPQSKANLASVAPFTVAMCSGCEMLLIILVYKAKKRCIFFFQDKRKRNSLI, from the coding sequence ATGTCAGCTTTCAAAATGattagaaaactttttatttttctacttttgctGCTTGTGACTATAGAAGAAGCAAGGATGTCATCTCTCAGTTTTCTGAATATAGAGAAGACGGAAATACTATTTTTCACAAAGACTGAAGAAACCATCATTGTAAGTTCAAGCTACGAAGATAAACAGCCTAATTCCAGCCACCTCTTTGTGAAAATAGAAGATCCTAAAATACTACAAATGGTGAATGTGACCAAGAAGATCTCATCAGATGCTACAAACTTTACCATAAATCTGGTGACAGATGAAGCAGGAGAAACCAATGTGATTATTCAACTCTGGGATTCTGAAGGTAGGCAAGAAAGACTCATTGAAGAAATCAAGAATGTGAAAGTCAAAGTGCTCAAACAAAAGGACAGTCTTCTCCAGGCATCAATGCCTATTGATAGAAATATCCTAATGCTTATATTACCACTAATACTATTGAATAAGTGTGCATTTGGTTGCAAGATTGAATTACAGGTGTTTCAAACAGTATGGAAGAGACCTTTGCCAGTAATTCTTGGGGCAGTTATACAGTTTTTTCTGATGCCATTTTGTGGATTTCTTTTGTCTCAGATTGTGGCATTGCATGAGGCACAAGCTTTTGGAGTTGTAATGACCTGCACCTGTCCAGGAGGGGGTGGGGGCTATCTCTTTGCTCTGCTTCTAGACGGAGATTTCACATTGGCCATTTTGATGACTTGCACATCAACATTTTTGGCTTTGATCATGATGCCTGTCAATTCTTATATATACAGTAAGATATTAGGGTTGTCAGGTACATTCCATATTCCTGTTTCTAACATTGTGTCAACACTCCTTTTCATACTTGTACCGGTATCAACTGGAATAGTCATCAAGCGTAGAATACCTGAAAAAGCAAGCTTCTTAGAGAGAATAATTAGACctctgagttttattttaatgttcgTAGGAATTTATTTGACCTTTACAGTGGGATTAATGTTCTTAAAAACAGATAACCTAGAGGTGATTCTGTTGGGTCTCTTAGTTCCTGCTTTGGGTTTGCTGTTTGGGTACTCCTTTGCTAAAGTTTGTATGCTGCCTCTTCCTGTTTGTAAAACTGTTGCTATCGAAAGTGGGATGTTAAATAGTTTCTTAGCCCTTGCCATTATTCAGCTGTCTTTTCCACAGTCCAAGGCCAATTTAGCCTCTGTGGCTCCTTTTACAGTAGCCATGTGTTCTGGATGTGAAATGTTACTGATCATTCTAGTTTACAAGGCTAAGAAAAGATGTATCTTTTTCTTCcaagataaaaggaaaagaaattcccTAATCTAA